Below is a genomic region from Cerasicoccus sp. TK19100.
CGATGGCCGGTCAGCACGTGCTGGTTGGTTACGATAAAGTCGCGGCCACGGATCTTACAAAAGAAGCCGGTGCCGACGCCCTGGTCGCCTTCGATGACGACAATGGCAGCCAGTTGCTCGGGGGTGAGGATGCTGCGCTCGGGCGCTTGTTCGGCCTCGACTTCATCCTGGATTTGCTCGCCGGGCAGTTGGGCCATCTCGACATTGGCACCAGCCACGCCGCTAGCGGGCGCTTCTTCGATCTCGGCAATTGCGGGTGGGTTGGGCGTCTCGGTGGAGCGCGGCGTCGCAGTGATGTCATCGCTGTTGGAGGGGGCCATGGGGGTCCGCTCGGCGGGCACGGGCGGCATTTCCAGCGAGCCGAAAACGACATTACTGGGGTCCATGCTAAAGAAGTCCGGGCGCGGGCGGTTCAGGGCTAGCTCGTCGTCACTCACCGCGACACCGAACTCCGGCTGCATCAGCACCGTGATGTTGGTGTAGTCGCGCTCGTCGGCGCGCTCGGCCATGACTTTGACTATCGCCAGCGGTTCACGCGTTAGCCAAACGGCAACGCCGTCGCCCATGGAGGTGCGCCAGGTGAGGATATCGGTTGGAACGCCGGCAAGGGTTTCTTCGCCGATCCACCAGACGTCGCGAGGAAAATTCGCGGACTGCATCAGCCAGTCAGCCTTGTCTTCGAGGGCGGGTGCGATGTCGGGGTTCGAGGCCAGCAGCCACTCGGGGGCGGGGTCGTAGTTGAGCAGCAGGTAATTGTTTTCGCGGATGGCGTTGGCAAGCGCCTGGGTGGTCATTGGCAGTGGCGAGGACGAGTAGTGGTCCACGGCGTGGCGCTGCGGCGACCAGTAGTCGATCGACGTAAAGCTGCGGCCCGCACTGATGCTCAGGATCTCCTGGCGCAGGGAAAAGGGATCGCGCTTAAAGGCAGTGGAAAACAGCTTATAGCGCTTGGTGCGGGTCGAGCCGCCACCTTCTTGAAAAAGAAAGCTTTGTGACTTCTTCTGCTCCTCGTATACCACCACGCGGACGGCCCCTTGGGCGCGGTAGGTGGCACACTTTTCGTAGGTCTCGCGGGTGCGCAGGAGAATGGGTAAGCCATCGCGCGGCTGCTCGAAGATGGTTCGGGCCTGCGGGGTGGGGAGGTTCTCCGGGGTTGCTGGCGCCTGAGCATGGGCGGTGGTTGCCACGAGCGCGGCGGTAATCAACGACTGGAGAATGCGATGCACAGTTAACATGATATCACGAAGCATCCATTGTTTGGCAAGCTTCGGTGTTTATAGGAACAGCGGTGTGGCAGAAAAGTTTATCTTTGGTTTATTAGGTAAGATAGTAATAATAAGCTTGCGCTTGCCAATCCTGTGCTTATCGATACCCAACTTTCTTTTCCGAAATGCCCGAAACACCCGACAACATTTACCAGATATTCGACCGCATGCTTCCGCGGGCCGACCGCGAGTCGGCGCTCAAGCAGCGCTCGCATGTCTTTTGGTTGTTCGGCCTGAGTGGCTCGGGCAAGTCGACGTTGGCGGTCGCCCTGGAGCGCGAACTCTTCCAGCGTGGTCTCTTTGCCCAAGTGCTCGACGGCGATAATATCCGCAGCGGCCTGAACAAAGACCTCGGCTTTTCCGACGAAGACCGCCTGGAAAACATCCGCCGCATCGGCGAGGTGGCCAAGCTGTTTAAGGACGCCGGCGTGATCACGATCACTTCCTTCATTTGCCCGAAGGAGGAGCTTCGCCAATTGGCTAAGGAGATCGTGGGCGACGAAGATTTTTCCGACATTTACGTGAAGGCCAGCTACGAGCGTTGCCAGGAGCGCGACCCGAAAGGCCTTTATAAGAAAGTACAGGCTGGCCAGGTGAAGCAATTTACCGGCAAGGACAGCGGCTTCGAAGAGCCTGCCGCGCCCGCGCTGATCATCGACACTGAAAACGAAACCATTGAACAAAGCGTGCAGCGGCTGCTCGACTACGTGTTGGCCCGCGTGAGCGCGAAATAATTTTTCCCATGGAACACAAAAGCTACCAGGTTAACCACCTCAAACAACTGGAGTCCGAGGCGATCTACATCCTGCGCGAAACCGCAGCGCAGTTTGAAAAGCCCGCGCTGCTTTTCTCGGGCGGCAAAGACTCAATCGTCATGGCATGGCTGGCGCGCAAGGCCTTTTACCCGGCCAAGCTTCCCTTCCCGCTGGTCCACGTGGACACCGGCCACAACTTCCCGGAGACGATCACCTACCGCGACGACTTCGTGGAGCAGATCAAGGCGAACCTCG
It encodes:
- the cysC gene encoding adenylyl-sulfate kinase, giving the protein MPETPDNIYQIFDRMLPRADRESALKQRSHVFWLFGLSGSGKSTLAVALERELFQRGLFAQVLDGDNIRSGLNKDLGFSDEDRLENIRRIGEVAKLFKDAGVITITSFICPKEELRQLAKEIVGDEDFSDIYVKASYERCQERDPKGLYKKVQAGQVKQFTGKDSGFEEPAAPALIIDTENETIEQSVQRLLDYVLARVSAK
- a CDS encoding S1 family peptidase, with protein sequence MLTVHRILQSLITAALVATTAHAQAPATPENLPTPQARTIFEQPRDGLPILLRTRETYEKCATYRAQGAVRVVVYEEQKKSQSFLFQEGGGSTRTKRYKLFSTAFKRDPFSLRQEILSISAGRSFTSIDYWSPQRHAVDHYSSSPLPMTTQALANAIRENNYLLLNYDPAPEWLLASNPDIAPALEDKADWLMQSANFPRDVWWIGEETLAGVPTDILTWRTSMGDGVAVWLTREPLAIVKVMAERADERDYTNITVLMQPEFGVAVSDDELALNRPRPDFFSMDPSNVVFGSLEMPPVPAERTPMAPSNSDDITATPRSTETPNPPAIAEIEEAPASGVAGANVEMAQLPGEQIQDEVEAEQAPERSILTPEQLAAIVVIEGDQGVGTGFFCKIRGRDFIVTNQHVLTGHRQLRIRTVDGTPVKAGEIYGAIGHDIAMIAVEEPHASLIAAESVDESTNIGDPVVVPGNKLGGGVVTQVTGEVLGIGPDRVEIDAKFVPGNSGSPIINLDTGEVIAVATYVKKDKPSNFAEEEAFRNEVSRDGSIVRWFGYRIDSVTQWEQINWFKWQRQHDLVTKFSDDSLALYQYLNNNNAFYNNRELRSIYDDYLEAMADRKQTTDYYERQTRLFVQHMINFARRDLEDVNKTKFYDYFESTANPKDNIKENVKYREMLIEYLSELRDNNWRKLYNRVRNRTN